The genomic DNA ACGGGGGCCCGGAGGGCCGCGGGCAGGCCGACTGACGCGCGTAGAGCCGAGGCCTGACGACGTACCCTGGCGGCCGCCACCTCACCCCCCGCGCCGCCCGCCGCGGCGTGCGCGGCGGCGAGCACGTCGAGCGTGCGCGACGTCCAGTACGGGGTGTCGAGATGCCGCCAGATCGACAGCGCCTGCCGCGCCGTCGCCTTGGCCTCCGCCGGCCGGTGCGCGTGCAGCAGCAGGTCGGCCTGCGCCCGCAGCGTCAGCGCCTCGCCGAACCGCTCGCCGAACCGCCGGTACGCCGCCAGGCTCTCGTCGAGCATCCGCTCCCCGCGTGCCGGCTCCCCGGCCACGTCCGTCAGATGCCCCAGCCACTGCAGCGCGTGCACCTCGCCCACCCGGTCGCCGCTCTCCACCGCCAGCTCACAGCTCCGCAGCATCCGCGCCGCCGCGGCGTGCACGCGGCCGACGGCGAGGTCGGCGAGGCCGAGGTTGCGCTCGGCTGACGCCTCGCCGTGCCGGTAGCCGTCCTGCTGCGCGAGGGCCAGCGCCAGGTCGAACTCGCGCCGGGCGGCGCCCGGTTCGCCGCACTCCAGATGGACGGTGCCGAGGCCGCAGCGCGCGTACGCCTCGGACCGCACGTTGCCGCCCGCCCTGGCCCGCTCGATGCCGCGGCGCAGACAGGCGGCGGCCTGCGCGTACTGCCCGCGCAGCCGCAGCAGCACGCCGAGGCCCGCCGCGGCGGCGGATTCGGCGGGGTGGTGGGCGCCGGTGTCCGTACGGCCGTCGCGTGCCGGGTCGCGGGGGCGGTCGCCGGGCTTCGCACGGGGGACCGCGCGCGGGCGGTCCAGCGCCGCGAACTCCTTCAGCGACCGCTTGAAGGCCGTCACCGCCTCGCCATAGTGGTCCTGTACGGTCTCCAGCTCGCCCAGGTTGCGGTGCAGGACGGCGACGCCGAGCCGGTCGCCGGCCGCGGTCGCCGCGGCCAGCGCCGTACGGTGCGTCTCGCGCCAGTCGTCGAAGTGCGCGGACGACTCGAAGAACGCCGCCAGCGCCGCCGCCAGCCGCCACGCGGTGCCCGCATCGCCGGCGTCGGCCGCCTGGCGGACGAGGGCGCGCAGCGTGGTCCGTTCGGCCTCCAGCCAGGCCAGCGGCTCCGCCGCGACCCGGGCCGCCTCTGCCGCCGGCGGGCTGTGGCCGGGCGCCGGCACCTTGACCCGGCCGGAGAAGCCGGAGGACAGGGCGTCGTCGGCGCGGCGGGCGAGGTCGAGGTAGGCGGTGTGGACGCGGCCGAGGGCGGCGGCGCGTTCGGCGGGCGGCTCCTGGGCGTGGGCGCGCTCGCGGGCGTAGAGGCGCAGGAGGTCGTGGAGGCGGTAGCGGGGTTCCGCGGCGGGGTCGGGGGCGTGGACCTCGACGAGGTGGTTGTCGACCAGGGCGTCGAGGGACCGCTCGGCGAGGGCCGCGGGATCGGCCGGAGGCCGGCCGCCGCGTGCCGTGTCGCCTCCGGCCGTGTCGCTTCCGGCCGTGTCGCTTCCGGCTGCTCCGTCTCCGCCCGCTCCGTCTCCGGCCGCAGCGCCCGGTGCGTCGCCGAGGAGCGCCGCCACCACCCAGCCGGGCACCGTCGGCACGTCCAGCAGGCCCAGGAGCCGGAACGCGCGCTGCGCCGCCGGGTCGAGCGCCGCGTAGCCCAGCGTGACGCTGGCCCGTACCTCCAGGTCGCCCGCGACCAGCTCGTCCAGCCGCCGCCGCTCATCGGCCAGCGCGTCCGCCAGCCGCGGCAGCGACAGGTGCCGCCTGGTCGCCAGCCGGGCGCCCGCGATGCGCAGCGCGAGCGGCAGGTTGCCGCACTGCGCCGCGATCCGCACGGCGACGGCGGGATCCCTGCGGGTACGGTCGTCGCCGGCCGCCCGCGCCAGGAGTTCCAGCGCCTCCGCGTCGCTGAGCAGGCCCAGCTCCACGCGCAGGGCGCCTTCGAGGCCGGCGAGGGCGGCGCGGCTGGTGACGAGCACGGCGCTGTCGCCGGTGCCGGGCAGCAGGGGGCGGATCTGCCGCTCGCAGCCCGCGTTGTCGAGCACGACGAGTACGCGGCGGTCGGCGAGTTCCGCGCGGTAGCGCCGGGTCCGCTCCTCCAGGCTCTCGGGGATGCCGGCGCCGGTCATGCCGAGGGTCTTGAGCAGGGAGGCCAGCACGTCGCCGGTGTCGGCCGGGTGGCCCGCCGCGGTCCGCAAGTCGGCGTGCAACTGGCCGTCGGGGAAGGCGTCGCGGAGCAGATGGGCCGCGTGCACCGCGAACGTGGACTTGCCGGCGCCCGCGACGCCGGTGACGAGGACCGTGCGCGGCGCGGGGTGACGCGCGTCGACCTGCCACGCGTCGAAGCCGGGGGCCTCGCGGTCCGCCGCCCCCTCCGGCCGCCCCAGCCACCGCAGCACCTGCACCAACTGCTCCCGCCGCCCCACGAAGTCCGGGATGCGCGCCGGCAGTTGACAGTACGCGGGCCGCTCCGCGGCCCCGGGCCGCGGTGCCGGCTCGGGACCGCCCGCCAGCACCGCCGCGTGCACCTCCTGCAACTGCGCCCCCGGCTCCACGCCCAGCTCGTCCGCCAGCATCCGGCGGGCCCGCGCGTACGTCCGCAGCGCGTCCGAGCGCCGCCCGGCGCGGTGCAGCGCCAGCATCAGCCGGCCCCACAGCGGCTCCCGCAGCGGGTGCTGCGCGAGCAGCGCGCCCAGCTCCGCGGCCAGTTCCGGGTGCCGGCCGACGGCCAGCTTCGCGTCGGCCAGGTCCTCCCAGGCCGTCAGCCGGTTCTCCTCCAGACGCGCGGCCTCGGCCCGTACGGCATCGGTGGCGGGCACGTTGGCGAACGCCGGGCCGCGCCACAGCCCCAGCGCCTCCGTCAGCGTCTCCACCGCCGCGGCGGGGCGCCGGTCGGCCAGCTCCGCGCGCCCGGCGGCGGCCAGGGTGGCGAAGCGGGCGGCGTCGGTGCCGTCGGGCTCGACGGCCAGCTCGTAGCCGCCGGGGCGGGTGTGTAACGTCTCCGGGTCGCCGCCCAGGGCGCGGCGCAGCCGGTGCACGTAGACCTGGAGGGACTTGGCGGCCGAATCCGGCACGTCGTCACCCCACAGCTCCGCGATGAGCGCGTCCGCGGGGACGAACCGGCCCGCGTTGATGAGCAGATGGGCGAGCAGAGCACGCTGCTTCGCGGCGTTCAGCGTGATCCACCGCGTGCCGTTGCAGACGTCGAGCCTGCCGAGGACCCGATAGCGCATCACACCGTCCCCTGGTCACGGTCGTCGTGAGCTGCTTCGGCGTCACCATCCTTGTACTGGGCGGTACATGTCAAGGTCGCGTAGGTCTGCCGGGGAGACAACCGCCTTGAGCTGCGATGATGTGAACCCCTTGATCGGAAGCACGGGCGCCAGGGATTTCTGAGGGACATTTCGCCGGTCTCCGCCGGACAGCCACCCGTCCATCGCCGAGAGTCCCCGTCGGCCCGCGTCCGGCGTGCGGGCGGGCTTCCAGCGCGGTGCGACGGGGTCCGGTCGGTGCCGCCGTTGTCCCAGGAGCCCGGGGGCGGGGCCTGTTGGGACGAGGACTCCGGTTCGTCCGCCGGGCACCGCCCGACTCTTGTCCGGATCAGGAATCGCCGTCGTTCCCCGCCTGCGGTCGGGATTCGCCGTCGGTATCCCCCTCATCGTCAAGGACCTCAGTAACCAAGTCCGGCCTCGCGCCCCGGGGCCTCGGCGACCCCACCTGCGGCCTGGCCGTCCACGCCGTCGGCAATGGCGAGCAGCCGGTGACCGGCGTAACCGGAGTCCTCGTTGCTTTCCCGGACCAGTCCCCGGTGCGAATTCGCCGCGTAGTGCAGCGTCAAGCCGGTCGAGGCGCGGGGCCCGGGGGCCGACGCTTTGCCGCGGGAGAATCTTCTCCGGCTGGATCGTTTCCCGGTCTGGGTTGGTGCCTGATGAACTCCGGCCGGTGGAGGTGTCACGGGGTGGTGGGGAGGCAGGGACGGAGCGGGGGACTGACCTTGATCGCGACCGGCCGCCCGCCGGGTGAACGCGCCAGGAACACCTGACCCATCCCGCCCAGGCCGATCCGCGGCGCGATCCGGT from Streptomyces sp. CMB-StM0423 includes the following:
- a CDS encoding AfsR/SARP family transcriptional regulator translates to MRYRVLGRLDVCNGTRWITLNAAKQRALLAHLLINAGRFVPADALIAELWGDDVPDSAAKSLQVYVHRLRRALGGDPETLHTRPGGYELAVEPDGTDAARFATLAAAGRAELADRRPAAAVETLTEALGLWRGPAFANVPATDAVRAEAARLEENRLTAWEDLADAKLAVGRHPELAAELGALLAQHPLREPLWGRLMLALHRAGRRSDALRTYARARRMLADELGVEPGAQLQEVHAAVLAGGPEPAPRPGAAERPAYCQLPARIPDFVGRREQLVQVLRWLGRPEGAADREAPGFDAWQVDARHPAPRTVLVTGVAGAGKSTFAVHAAHLLRDAFPDGQLHADLRTAAGHPADTGDVLASLLKTLGMTGAGIPESLEERTRRYRAELADRRVLVVLDNAGCERQIRPLLPGTGDSAVLVTSRAALAGLEGALRVELGLLSDAEALELLARAAGDDRTRRDPAVAVRIAAQCGNLPLALRIAGARLATRRHLSLPRLADALADERRRLDELVAGDLEVRASVTLGYAALDPAAQRAFRLLGLLDVPTVPGWVVAALLGDAPGAAAGDGAGGDGAAGSDTAGSDTAGGDTARGGRPPADPAALAERSLDALVDNHLVEVHAPDPAAEPRYRLHDLLRLYARERAHAQEPPAERAAALGRVHTAYLDLARRADDALSSGFSGRVKVPAPGHSPPAAEAARVAAEPLAWLEAERTTLRALVRQAADAGDAGTAWRLAAALAAFFESSAHFDDWRETHRTALAAATAAGDRLGVAVLHRNLGELETVQDHYGEAVTAFKRSLKEFAALDRPRAVPRAKPGDRPRDPARDGRTDTGAHHPAESAAAAGLGVLLRLRGQYAQAAACLRRGIERARAGGNVRSEAYARCGLGTVHLECGEPGAARREFDLALALAQQDGYRHGEASAERNLGLADLAVGRVHAAAARMLRSCELAVESGDRVGEVHALQWLGHLTDVAGEPARGERMLDESLAAYRRFGERFGEALTLRAQADLLLHAHRPAEAKATARQALSIWRHLDTPYWTSRTLDVLAAAHAAAGGAGGEVAAARVRRQASALRASVGLPAALRAPVAAGRRLGGHLTPPLDLPQSFRTPRDPLRVAAESR